A genomic segment from Pseudomonas sessilinigenes encodes:
- the urtD gene encoding urea ABC transporter ATP-binding protein UrtD, with product MRITATVDCMLEPILDSNKDAGSSRDAIGLGQATGKDLDTRHGTILTLEDISVSFDGFKALNDLNLYIGVGELRCIIGPNGAGKTTLMDVITGKTRPTRGKAWFGETLDLTRLSEVQIAQAGIGRKFQKPTVFEALSVFENLELAYRTDKSVWACLGARLGSEQQDRIAQVLDTIRLASSARRPAGLLSHGQKQFLEIGMLLVQEPQLLLLDEPVAGMTDAETEFTAELFKGLAGQHSLMVVEHDMGFVGAIADHVTVLHQGSVLAEGSLAQVQENERVIEVYLGR from the coding sequence ATGAGAATCACAGCAACGGTGGACTGCATGCTCGAACCCATTCTCGACAGCAACAAGGATGCCGGCAGCAGCCGCGATGCCATCGGTCTCGGCCAGGCCACGGGCAAGGACCTGGATACCCGCCATGGCACCATCCTGACCCTGGAGGACATCAGCGTCAGCTTCGATGGCTTCAAGGCCCTCAACGACCTGAACCTGTACATCGGCGTCGGCGAACTGCGCTGCATCATCGGCCCCAATGGCGCCGGCAAGACCACCCTGATGGACGTGATCACCGGCAAGACCCGCCCCACCCGGGGCAAGGCCTGGTTCGGCGAGACCCTGGACCTGACCCGCTTGAGCGAGGTGCAGATCGCCCAGGCCGGGATCGGCCGCAAATTCCAGAAGCCCACGGTGTTCGAGGCCCTGAGCGTGTTCGAAAACCTGGAACTGGCCTACCGCACCGACAAGTCGGTATGGGCCTGCCTCGGCGCGCGCCTGGGCAGCGAACAGCAAGATCGCATCGCCCAGGTGCTGGACACCATTCGCCTGGCCAGCTCGGCCCGACGCCCGGCCGGGTTGCTGTCCCACGGCCAGAAGCAGTTCCTGGAGATCGGCATGTTGCTGGTGCAGGAGCCGCAACTGCTGTTGCTCGACGAACCGGTGGCAGGCATGACCGACGCCGAGACCGAGTTCACCGCCGAGCTGTTCAAGGGCCTGGCCGGCCAGCACTCGCTGATGGTGGTGGAGCACGACATGGGCTTCGTCGGCGCGATCGCCGACCACGTCACCGTGCTACACCAAGGCAGCGTGCTGGCCGAAGGCTCCCTGGCACAGGTGCAGGAAAACGAGCGGGTGATCGAGGTCTATCTCGGGAGATAG
- the urtB gene encoding urea ABC transporter permease subunit UrtB produces the protein MSLYRLLLACLLLLPIAAHAGDAEDFVAANSNQQAQLLEAWAAQPDPARLALLGSLQQGQLTLDGQARPLRLNNRLRGLIDTALASHQLLAADPGTRLAGARQLQKSAKPAQLKFLDTRLAAERDPDVHDALSLALANLQLVDSNPAVRLAAVRLLGETGEPLARTRLEGLLEAGAESDAGVRTAAQTSLAQVKRKLLVGEVLGQAFSGLSLGSILLLAALGLAITFGLLGVINMAHGEMLMLGAYATYVVQSLLQRYLPQAMEYYPLLALPVAFLVTAGIGMALERTVIRHLYGRPLETLLATWGISLILIQLVRLLFGAQNVEVANPAWLSGGIQVLPNLVLPYNRLAIIGFALAVVLLTWLLLNRTRLGLNVRAVTQNRNMAACCGVPTGRVDMLAFGLGSGIAGLGGVALSQIGNVGPELGQGYIIDSFLVVVAGGVGQLAGSILAAFGLGIANKILEPAIGAVLGKILILGLIILFIQKRPQGLFALKGRVID, from the coding sequence ATGTCGCTTTATCGCCTGCTCCTGGCTTGCTTGCTGTTGCTGCCAATCGCCGCCCATGCCGGTGACGCCGAAGACTTTGTCGCGGCCAATTCCAACCAGCAAGCGCAACTGCTGGAAGCCTGGGCCGCCCAGCCCGATCCGGCGCGCCTTGCCCTGCTCGGCAGCTTGCAACAAGGCCAACTGACGCTGGATGGCCAGGCCAGGCCCCTGCGCTTGAACAACCGCTTGCGCGGTTTGATCGACACCGCCCTGGCCAGCCACCAGCTGCTGGCCGCTGACCCCGGCACCCGCCTGGCCGGCGCCCGGCAATTGCAGAAAAGCGCTAAACCGGCGCAGTTGAAGTTCCTCGACACACGGCTGGCCGCCGAGCGGGACCCCGACGTGCACGACGCCCTGAGCCTGGCCCTGGCCAACCTGCAATTGGTGGACAGCAACCCGGCCGTACGCCTGGCCGCAGTGCGCCTGCTGGGCGAGACCGGCGAGCCACTGGCCCGTACCCGTCTCGAAGGCCTGCTGGAAGCGGGGGCGGAGAGCGACGCCGGTGTGCGCACTGCCGCGCAAACCAGCCTGGCCCAGGTCAAGCGCAAGCTGCTGGTGGGCGAGGTGCTCGGCCAGGCCTTCAGCGGCCTGTCCCTGGGTTCGATCCTGCTGCTGGCGGCCCTGGGCCTGGCGATCACCTTCGGTCTCCTGGGGGTGATCAACATGGCCCACGGCGAGATGCTGATGCTCGGCGCCTACGCCACCTACGTGGTGCAATCGCTGTTGCAGCGCTACCTGCCCCAGGCCATGGAGTACTACCCATTGCTGGCCCTGCCGGTAGCGTTCCTGGTCACCGCCGGCATCGGCATGGCCCTGGAGCGCACGGTGATCCGCCATCTCTATGGCCGCCCGCTGGAGACCCTGCTGGCGACCTGGGGCATCAGCCTGATCTTGATCCAGTTGGTGCGCCTGCTGTTCGGCGCGCAGAACGTCGAAGTCGCGAACCCGGCCTGGCTCTCCGGCGGTATCCAGGTACTGCCCAACCTGGTGCTGCCCTACAACCGCCTGGCAATCATCGGTTTCGCCCTGGCCGTGGTGCTGCTGACCTGGCTGCTGCTGAACCGGACCCGGCTGGGGCTGAACGTGCGCGCGGTGACCCAGAACCGCAACATGGCCGCCTGCTGCGGGGTGCCCACCGGCCGGGTGGACATGCTCGCCTTCGGCCTGGGCTCGGGCATCGCCGGCCTGGGTGGCGTGGCCCTGAGCCAGATCGGCAACGTCGGCCCGGAGCTGGGCCAGGGCTACATCATCGACTCGTTCCTGGTGGTGGTGGCAGGCGGCGTCGGGCAACTGGCCGGCAGCATCCTGGCGGCCTTCGGCCTGGGAATCGCCAACAAGATCCTCGAACCGGCGATCGGCGCCGTGCTGGGCAAGATCCTGATCCTGGGGTTGATCATCCTGTTCATCCAGAAACGTCCACAGGGGCTCTTTGCGTTGAAAGGACGGGTGATCGACTAG
- the urtE gene encoding urea ABC transporter ATP-binding subunit UrtE, with protein sequence MLQVDKLHQYYGGSHILRGLSFEARVGEVTCLLGRNGVGKTTLLKCLMGLLPARDGAVIWEGRAITGDKPHQRVHAGIAYVPQGREIFARLSVEENLLMGLSRFAAHEAREVPAFIYELFPVLQQMKQRRGGDLSGGQQQQLAIGRALASRPRLLILDEPTEGIQPSVIKEIGAVIRQLAARGDMAILLVEQFYDFAAELADHYLVMSRGEIIQQGRGENMQADGVRGLVTI encoded by the coding sequence ATGCTGCAAGTCGACAAGCTTCACCAGTACTACGGCGGTAGCCATATCCTGCGGGGCCTTTCGTTCGAGGCCAGGGTCGGCGAAGTCACTTGCCTGCTCGGCCGCAACGGGGTGGGCAAGACCACCTTGCTCAAATGCCTGATGGGCCTGCTGCCGGCCAGGGACGGTGCGGTTATCTGGGAAGGCCGGGCGATCACCGGCGACAAGCCGCACCAGCGGGTCCATGCCGGTATCGCCTACGTACCCCAGGGCCGGGAGATTTTCGCCCGCCTGAGTGTCGAGGAGAACCTGCTGATGGGGCTTTCACGCTTCGCGGCGCACGAAGCCCGGGAGGTGCCGGCCTTTATCTACGAACTGTTCCCGGTGCTGCAGCAGATGAAGCAACGCCGGGGCGGCGATCTTTCCGGCGGCCAGCAGCAACAACTGGCCATCGGCCGAGCGCTGGCCAGCCGCCCGCGCCTGCTGATCCTCGATGAACCCACCGAAGGCATCCAGCCGTCGGTGATCAAGGAGATCGGCGCGGTGATCCGCCAACTGGCGGCCCGGGGAGACATGGCGATCCTGCTGGTGGAGCAGTTCTATGATTTTGCCGCCGAACTGGCGGACCACTACCTGGTGATGTCCCGCGGGGAAATCATCCAGCAAGGCCGGGGTGAAAATATGCAGGCCGACGGTGTACGCGGCCTGGTTACGATCTAA
- the urtA gene encoding urea ABC transporter substrate-binding protein — protein sequence MKRRSLLKAFTLSTALATLGLTWTAQAAETIKVGILHSLSGTMAISETSLKDMALMTIDEINAKGGVNGKQLEAVVVDPASNWPLFAEKGRQLLSQDKVAVVFGCWTSVSRKSVLPVFEELNGLLFYPVQYEGEEMSPNVFYTGAAPNQQAIPAVEYLMSEDGGSAKRFFLLGTDYVYPRTTNKILRSFLHAKGVADKDIEEVYTPFGHSDYQTIVANIKKFAAGGKTAVISTVNGDSNVPFYKELANQGLKATEVPVVAFSVGEEELRGIDTKPLVGNLAAWNYFESVDNPVNQKFVAAWKAYAKAKNLPGADKAVTNDPMEATYVGIHMWAQAVEKAKSTDVDKVREALAGQTFAAPSGYTLTMDPSNHHLHKPVMIGEIQPDGQFNVVWQTEGPVRAQPWSPYIPGNDKKPDYAVKSN from the coding sequence ATGAAGCGTCGTAGCTTGCTCAAGGCTTTCACCCTCTCGACCGCTCTTGCCACCCTGGGCCTGACCTGGACCGCCCAGGCCGCCGAGACCATCAAGGTGGGCATCCTGCATTCGCTGTCGGGCACCATGGCGATCTCCGAGACCTCGCTCAAGGACATGGCCCTGATGACCATCGACGAGATCAACGCCAAGGGCGGAGTCAACGGCAAGCAACTGGAAGCGGTGGTGGTGGACCCCGCCTCCAACTGGCCGCTGTTCGCCGAGAAGGGCCGGCAGTTGCTGAGCCAGGACAAGGTGGCGGTGGTGTTCGGCTGCTGGACCTCGGTCTCGCGCAAATCGGTGCTGCCGGTGTTCGAGGAGCTCAATGGCCTCTTGTTCTACCCGGTGCAATACGAGGGCGAGGAAATGTCGCCCAATGTCTTCTACACCGGTGCCGCCCCCAACCAGCAGGCGATCCCGGCGGTGGAATACCTGATGAGCGAAGACGGCGGCAGCGCCAAGCGCTTCTTCCTGCTGGGCACCGACTACGTCTACCCACGCACCACCAACAAGATCCTGCGTTCGTTCCTGCACGCCAAGGGCGTGGCCGACAAGGACATCGAAGAGGTCTACACCCCGTTCGGCCACAGCGACTACCAGACCATTGTCGCCAACATCAAGAAGTTCGCCGCCGGCGGCAAGACTGCGGTGATCTCCACGGTCAACGGCGACTCCAACGTGCCCTTCTACAAGGAGTTGGCCAACCAGGGCCTGAAGGCCACCGAGGTGCCGGTGGTGGCCTTCTCGGTGGGCGAGGAAGAACTGCGCGGCATCGACACCAAGCCACTGGTGGGCAACCTCGCCGCCTGGAACTACTTCGAGTCGGTGGATAACCCGGTGAACCAGAAATTCGTCGCCGCCTGGAAGGCCTACGCCAAGGCCAAGAACCTGCCGGGAGCCGACAAGGCGGTGACCAACGACCCGATGGAAGCCACCTACGTGGGCATCCACATGTGGGCCCAGGCCGTGGAGAAGGCCAAGTCCACCGATGTCGACAAGGTCCGCGAGGCCCTGGCCGGTCAGACTTTCGCCGCGCCTTCGGGCTACACCCTGACCATGGACCCGAGCAACCACCACCTGCACAAGCCGGTGATGATCGGCGAGATCCAGCCCGACGGTCAGTTCAACGTGGTCTGGCAGACCGAAGGCCCGGTCCGCGCCCAACCCTGGAGCCCCTACATCCCGGGCAACGACAAGAAGCCGGACTACGCGGTGAAGAGCAACTGA
- a CDS encoding urease accessory protein UreD, producing MNSPAANALFTPSWHAELELAYACSGNATRPVLRRHQGPLRVQKHLYAEGPQVCQHIIVHPPGGIAGGDRLAIRVRVDSGAWAQLTSPGAAKWYRANSPASQVLELAVAKGATLEWLPQETIVFSAAQAELTTRIELHGDARLFYWDVVALGRPASGERFAQGHLRAHLDIHRDGRPLWHERQHILGDDGLLESPIGLDGQPVFATLLATGEIDSELLERCRALEHPVRGDLTQLPGLVLARCLASEALQARAWLIDLWHLLRPALLGRAAVPPRIWTT from the coding sequence ATGAACTCACCTGCCGCCAACGCCCTGTTCACCCCCAGCTGGCACGCCGAGCTGGAGCTGGCCTATGCCTGCTCGGGCAACGCCACGCGCCCGGTGCTGCGCCGCCACCAGGGCCCGCTGCGGGTGCAGAAGCACCTGTATGCCGAAGGCCCGCAGGTTTGCCAGCACATCATCGTCCACCCCCCGGGCGGCATTGCCGGCGGCGACCGCCTGGCCATCCGCGTCCGGGTGGATAGCGGCGCCTGGGCCCAGTTGACCAGCCCCGGGGCGGCCAAGTGGTACCGTGCCAACAGCCCTGCCAGCCAGGTCCTGGAACTTGCAGTGGCAAAAGGCGCGACCCTGGAATGGCTGCCCCAGGAAACCATTGTGTTCAGCGCGGCCCAGGCCGAACTGACCACCCGTATCGAACTGCACGGTGATGCCCGGTTGTTCTACTGGGACGTCGTCGCCCTCGGACGCCCGGCCAGCGGCGAGCGCTTCGCCCAGGGGCATTTGCGCGCCCATCTGGACATCCACCGCGATGGCCGGCCGCTGTGGCACGAACGCCAACACATCCTGGGGGACGATGGCTTGCTGGAATCGCCCATTGGCCTGGATGGCCAGCCGGTATTCGCCACGTTGCTGGCCACCGGTGAAATCGACAGTGAACTGCTGGAGCGCTGTCGCGCCCTGGAACACCCGGTGCGCGGCGACCTGACCCAATTGCCCGGCCTGGTGCTGGCCCGCTGCCTGGCCAGCGAGGCCCTGCAGGCCAGGGCCTGGCTGATCGACCTATGGCACTTGCTACGCCCCGCCCTGCTGGGGCGCGCAGCGGTGCCGCCGAGGATCTGGACCACATGA
- a CDS encoding FecCD family ABC transporter permease, whose translation MTTRRYSWLLLTLAGLLLVSCVLSLGFGPARVPVDVVGRILLHKTLGLGEVDWSPGQEHIVWLIRVPRMLLGALVGAGLALIGAVLQAVTRNPLADPHLLGVTSGATLGAVIVVLHVGQVIGLLTLPLAAFIGAVASMILVLGIAARSGRLDSDRLLLCGVAVSFVMMAVANLLLFMGDHRASSAVMFWMLGGLGLARWELLAIPAISVLLGLLLLLGMARPLNALMAGEQTAVTLGLNARNVRLKVFLIASLMTGVLVSISGSIGFVGLMVPHIARRLVGAEHRRLLPACVLLGSLFLVWVDVAARTLIAPEDLPIGVATAAIGGLFFIGLMRRR comes from the coding sequence ATGACTACACGTCGCTACAGCTGGCTGCTTTTGACCCTCGCCGGCCTGCTCCTGGTCTCTTGCGTGCTGTCCCTGGGATTCGGCCCGGCGCGGGTGCCGGTGGACGTGGTGGGCCGGATCCTGCTGCACAAGACCCTGGGCCTGGGCGAGGTGGACTGGAGCCCCGGCCAGGAACATATCGTCTGGCTGATCCGCGTGCCGCGCATGCTCCTGGGCGCGCTGGTAGGCGCCGGGCTGGCGCTGATCGGCGCGGTGCTGCAAGCGGTGACCCGCAACCCGCTGGCCGACCCGCACCTGCTGGGCGTCACCTCCGGCGCCACCCTGGGGGCGGTGATCGTGGTCCTGCACGTGGGGCAGGTCATCGGCCTGCTGACCCTGCCCCTGGCCGCCTTCATCGGCGCCGTGGCGAGCATGATCCTGGTGCTGGGCATCGCCGCCCGCAGCGGTCGCCTGGACAGCGACCGCCTGCTGCTGTGCGGGGTGGCGGTGTCGTTCGTGATGATGGCGGTGGCCAACCTGCTGCTGTTCATGGGCGACCACCGGGCCAGTTCGGCGGTGATGTTCTGGATGCTCGGCGGCCTGGGCCTGGCGCGCTGGGAGCTGCTGGCGATTCCCGCGATCAGCGTGCTCCTCGGGTTGCTGTTGCTGCTGGGCATGGCCCGGCCATTGAACGCCCTGATGGCCGGCGAGCAGACCGCCGTGACCCTGGGCCTGAACGCACGCAACGTGCGCCTGAAGGTATTCCTGATCGCCTCGCTGATGACCGGGGTGCTGGTGTCCATCAGCGGTTCCATCGGCTTCGTCGGGCTGATGGTGCCGCACATCGCCCGGCGCCTGGTGGGTGCCGAACACCGTCGGCTGCTGCCGGCCTGCGTGCTGCTGGGCAGCCTGTTCCTGGTGTGGGTGGACGTTGCCGCGCGAACCCTGATCGCCCCCGAGGACCTGCCCATCGGCGTGGCCACCGCGGCCATCGGCGGCTTGTTCTTCATCGGCCTGATGCGCCGACGCTGA
- the urtC gene encoding urea ABC transporter permease subunit UrtC → MNQPLLITASQKAGPRVSIGVGVLLLLVLLALPLLALLPADNPLHVSAYTLTLVGKILCYTVVALALDLVWGYAGLLSLGHGLFFALGGYAMGMYLMRQAAGDGLPAFMTFLSWSELPWYWTGTEHFLWALCLVVLAPGLLALVFGFFAFRSRIKGVYFSIMTQALTFAAMLLFFRNETGLGGNNGFTNFRSILGFGITEPGTRAALFLATLALLVGSLYLGWRLSRSKFGRVLTALRDAENRLMFCGYDPRGFKLFVWVLSAVLCGLAGALYVPQVGIINPSEMSPTNSIEAAVWVALGGRGTLIGPLLGAGLVNGMKSWFTVAFPEYWLFFLGVLFIVVTLYLPKGVIGLLKKSSES, encoded by the coding sequence ATGAACCAGCCACTGCTCATTACCGCCAGCCAGAAAGCCGGGCCCAGGGTCAGCATCGGTGTCGGCGTCCTGCTGCTCCTGGTGCTGCTGGCCCTGCCACTGCTGGCGCTGTTGCCGGCGGACAATCCACTGCATGTGTCGGCCTATACCCTGACCCTGGTGGGCAAGATCCTCTGCTACACCGTGGTCGCCCTGGCCCTGGACCTGGTCTGGGGTTATGCCGGGCTACTGTCCCTGGGGCATGGCCTGTTCTTCGCCCTGGGTGGCTACGCCATGGGCATGTACCTGATGCGCCAGGCCGCGGGCGACGGCCTGCCAGCGTTCATGACCTTCTTATCGTGGAGCGAGTTGCCCTGGTACTGGACCGGCACCGAGCACTTCCTCTGGGCCCTGTGCCTGGTGGTGCTGGCACCGGGGCTCTTGGCCCTGGTGTTCGGTTTCTTCGCCTTCCGCTCGCGAATCAAGGGCGTGTATTTCTCGATCATGACCCAGGCCCTGACCTTCGCCGCGATGCTGCTGTTCTTTCGCAACGAGACCGGTTTGGGCGGCAACAACGGCTTCACCAATTTCCGCAGCATCCTGGGCTTCGGCATCACCGAGCCCGGCACCCGGGCGGCGCTGTTCCTGGCCACGCTGGCGTTGCTGGTGGGCAGCCTGTACCTGGGCTGGCGCCTGTCGCGAAGCAAGTTCGGCCGGGTGCTGACGGCGCTGCGCGATGCCGAGAACCGCCTGATGTTCTGCGGCTACGATCCTCGCGGGTTCAAGCTTTTCGTCTGGGTCCTGAGTGCGGTGCTGTGCGGCCTGGCCGGGGCCCTGTACGTACCCCAGGTGGGCATCATCAACCCCAGCGAGATGTCCCCGACCAACTCCATCGAGGCCGCCGTCTGGGTCGCCCTGGGCGGACGCGGCACGCTGATCGGCCCGCTGCTCGGCGCTGGCCTGGTCAATGGCATGAAGAGCTGGTTCACCGTGGCCTTCCCGGAATACTGGCTGTTCTTCCTGGGCGTGCTGTTCATCGTGGTGACCCTGTACCTGCCCAAAGGTGTGATCGGCCTGCTGAAGAAAAGCAGCGAATCATGA
- a CDS encoding ABC transporter substrate-binding protein produces the protein MTLRSLLRSSLLLALSLGAAQAFAEATRYPLTITSCNREVTFKQAPKHALSHDINMTQMMLALGLKSRMVGYSGVSGWKAVTPQMSVLLDGLPELAAKYPSVETLLNANVDFLFAGWDYGMRVGGDLTPQTLAPLGINVYELTESCAFVMKRPAASLDDTYNDLRNLGRIFDVQDRANALIAQMQEQVAQVQQDLPTDKPRVFLYDSGEDRAMTSGRLGMPQALIDAAGGRNILDDVEASWTRVNWETVVERNPQVIVIVDYSEVTAEQKQRFLLDNPALQGVDAIKNQRFIVIPYVQATPGIDNVLAVETLAKGFHGE, from the coding sequence ATGACCTTGCGCTCCCTGCTTCGCTCCAGCCTGCTCCTGGCCCTGTCACTGGGGGCCGCACAGGCCTTCGCCGAGGCCACCCGCTACCCATTGACCATCACCAGCTGCAACCGCGAAGTGACCTTCAAGCAAGCGCCCAAACACGCCCTGAGCCACGACATCAACATGACCCAGATGATGCTCGCCCTGGGCCTCAAGTCGCGCATGGTGGGCTACAGCGGCGTCAGTGGCTGGAAGGCCGTGACCCCACAGATGAGCGTCCTGCTGGACGGCCTGCCGGAACTGGCGGCCAAGTACCCGTCGGTGGAGACCCTGCTCAATGCCAACGTCGACTTCCTGTTCGCCGGCTGGGACTACGGCATGCGCGTGGGCGGCGACCTGACCCCGCAGACCCTGGCGCCCCTGGGCATCAATGTCTATGAGTTGACCGAGTCCTGCGCGTTCGTGATGAAGCGTCCGGCCGCCAGCCTCGACGACACCTACAACGACCTGCGCAACCTCGGCCGGATCTTCGACGTGCAGGATCGCGCCAATGCCCTGATCGCCCAGATGCAGGAGCAGGTGGCCCAGGTGCAACAGGACCTGCCCACGGACAAACCCCGGGTGTTCCTCTACGACAGCGGTGAAGACCGGGCCATGACCTCCGGCCGCCTGGGCATGCCCCAGGCGCTGATCGACGCCGCCGGCGGGCGCAACATCCTCGACGATGTCGAGGCCAGCTGGACCCGGGTCAACTGGGAGACCGTGGTGGAACGCAACCCGCAAGTGATCGTCATCGTCGACTACAGCGAAGTCACCGCCGAGCAGAAGCAGCGGTTCCTGCTGGACAACCCGGCGCTGCAAGGCGTCGACGCCATCAAGAACCAGCGCTTCATCGTCATCCCCTATGTGCAGGCCACCCCGGGCATCGACAACGTGCTGGCGGTGGAAACCCTGGCCAAGGGTTTCCACGGCGAATGA
- a CDS encoding ABC transporter ATP-binding protein, with product MTSLNLLDLAWSPLGQGHCHHQFQLREANLHVQAGEFVGLIGPNGSGKTSLLRCAYRFSKPQQGEVQLAHQNVWKQSPRWCAQRIAVVLQEFPDAFGLTVQEVVAMGRTPHKGLFDGDTRHDRAIAREALESVGLLGFEEHAFATLSGGEKQRVILARALAQQPQLLILDEPTNHLDPRYQLELLQRVKRLGIGTLASIHDLNLAAAFCDRLYVLDHGRIVASGTPGEVLTVELLRNVFGVEALIDAHPLSGYPRITWITQP from the coding sequence ATGACCTCGCTGAACCTCCTCGACCTGGCCTGGAGCCCCCTGGGCCAGGGCCACTGCCACCACCAGTTCCAACTGCGTGAGGCCAACCTGCACGTGCAGGCCGGGGAGTTCGTCGGCCTGATCGGGCCCAATGGCAGCGGCAAGACCAGCCTGCTGCGCTGCGCCTATCGCTTCAGCAAGCCGCAGCAGGGCGAGGTGCAACTGGCCCACCAGAATGTCTGGAAGCAGTCGCCACGCTGGTGCGCACAACGCATCGCCGTGGTGCTCCAGGAGTTTCCCGATGCCTTCGGCCTCACCGTGCAGGAAGTGGTCGCCATGGGCCGCACCCCGCACAAGGGCCTGTTCGACGGCGACACCCGGCACGACCGCGCCATCGCCCGCGAGGCCCTGGAATCCGTGGGCCTGCTGGGCTTCGAGGAGCATGCCTTCGCGACCCTGTCGGGCGGGGAAAAGCAACGGGTGATCCTGGCCCGGGCCCTGGCCCAGCAACCGCAGTTGCTGATCCTCGACGAGCCGACCAACCACCTTGACCCGCGCTACCAGCTGGAACTGCTGCAACGGGTCAAGCGCCTGGGCATCGGCACCCTGGCCAGCATCCACGACCTGAACCTGGCCGCGGCCTTTTGCGACCGGTTGTACGTCCTCGACCACGGACGCATCGTCGCCAGCGGCACTCCCGGCGAAGTGCTCACCGTCGAGTTGCTGCGCAACGTCTTCGGCGTCGAGGCGCTGATCGATGCCCACCCCCTGTCCGGCTACCCACGAATCACCTGGATCACCCAACCATGA